CGCATCGCCTGGACCTCCCTGGACCGCCCCCGCCAGGCCGGCGTGGTGACGTTCCACCGCATCGCCCCCGCCCAGACCCGCGTCATGCTGCAGATGGAGTTCGCCCCCGAGGGCATCGCCGAGAAGACCGCCGACACCCTCAACCTCGTCGAACGCCGCATCAAGGGCGACCTCGCCCACTTCAAGGAGTTCATCGAGGCGCGCGGCGCCGAGACCGGCGCCTGGCGCGGCGAGGTCGGCCAGGACCCCACCGCCTGACCGTCCCACCCCGGCCCCGCGAGGGGCCACGTCACGGGGAGGGCGACGCCGGGGACCCGCCGTGCCGCGCGGGCCCCCCGGCCGCCGCCCAACCCGCCGACACGGCGGACAACTCGTCCAGGAACGCCGCCACGGCCGGCGGCCGCGCCCCCGACGGCACCAGCGCCGCCACCCGCCTGCCCCCCAACTCCGGCGACGACATCACCACCACGCCGGGCTCGCGATGCACCGCGAACGCCATCGCCGGCAACGCCGTCACCGCCAGCCCCCGATCCACCAGCCGCTGCACCGCCACATGGTCATCGGTCGCGTACGCGATCCGCGGCGCGAACCCCGCCGCCCCGCACGCCCGCACCAGATGCCCCCGACACCGTTCGCACCCCGACGCCCACGTCTCCTCCGCCAGATCGGCCAACCGCGGCACCCCCGCACCCGCCGCCGCGTGCCCCGCCGGAACCGCCAACAGCACCGGATCCTCCAGCAGCGGCACCTCCCGCACCCCGCCCACCCCGTCACCGGGCCCACCGTCATGGGAGAACACGACCGCGACGTCGACCTCCCCGGCCCGCAACGCCGCCAACGCCTCCGGCGGCTCGGCCTCCACCAGCGACACCGTCACCCTCGGCGCCCGAACCCGCAACGCCGCCAACGCGTCCGGCAACAACCCCGCCGCCGCCGTCGGGAACACCGCCGCCCGCACCCGACCCGCCCGCAGCCCCGCGATCGCCGCGATCTCCTCCTCGGCGTCGGCCAACCGCGCCAGCACCGCCTCCACATGCCCCACCAGGACGCGACCCGCCTCCGTCAACCGCACCCCGCGACCGTGCCGCACCACCAGCGGCGTCCCCACCTCCCGCTCCAACCGCGCGATGTGATGCGACACCGCCGGCTGCGTGTACGACAACGCCCGAGCGGCCGCCGTCATCGACCCCGAACGGGCGACCTCCCGCAGGATCCGGGCACGATTCAGGTCCAACACCCCCACAAGCTATCAACCACATCTATACCTCTCCCAGAAGATCCCCCTTTGCCTTATGCCCGCCCGGTGACGCAGGATCGAACCCATGCACGAACCCCACCACCCCCTCACCCTCGCCGACGCCCACGACGAGTTCACCGCCGACGTCGCCTACCTCAACACCGCCACCTACGGCCTGCCGCCCCGCACCGCCCAACGCGCCATGAACGACACCGAACGCGACCGCGCCGCCGGCCTCCTGTCACCCGCCCACCTCGACACCGCCGTCACCCGATCCCGCCACGCCTTCGCCCGCCTCATCGGCCTGCCCCCCGAACGCGTCGCCATCGGCTCCCAGGCCTCCTACTTCATCGGCCTGGCCGCCGCGTCCCTGCCCACCGCCGCCACCGTCCTCGTCGCCGACGGCGACTTCACCTCCGTCCTGTTCCCCTTCCTCGCCCGCCCCGACCTCACCGTCCGCGCCGTCCCCCTCCACCACCTCGCCGACGCCGTCGACACCACCGTCGACCTCATCGCCGTCTCCGCCGTCCAATCCGCCGACGGCCGCATCGCCCCCCTCGACGACCTCATCGACGCCGCCCACACCCACCGCGCCCGCCTCCTCCTCGACGTCACCCAGGCCGCCGGATGGCTCCCCCTCCCCGCCGACCGCGTCGACCTCCTCGTCTGCTCCGCCTACAAATGGCTCCTGGGCCCCCGCGGCACCTGCTTCCTCGCCGGCACCGAAGAGGCCCTGGCCGCACTCCCGCCCATCGCCGCCGGCTGGTACGCCGGACACGACGTCTGGGACTCCATCTACGGCCCGCCCCTGCGCCTGGCCGCCGACGCCCGCCGCCTGGACCTGTCCCCGGTCTGGCACGGCTGGGCCGGCCTCGCCCCCGCCCTCGACCTCCTCGAACGCGTCGGCGTCCCCGCCGTCCACCGCCACGACCTCGCCCTCGCCGACCGCTTCCGCG
The DNA window shown above is from Thermomonospora umbrina and carries:
- a CDS encoding SRPBCC family protein; amino-acid sequence: MSTIEQSIDVDVPVRAAYDQWTQFEEFPRFMEGVERIDQVTPTRTHWRTTIGGVTREFDAEITEQRPDERIAWTSLDRPRQAGVVTFHRIAPAQTRVMLQMEFAPEGIAEKTADTLNLVERRIKGDLAHFKEFIEARGAETGAWRGEVGQDPTA
- a CDS encoding LysR family transcriptional regulator, whose protein sequence is MLDLNRARILREVARSGSMTAAARALSYTQPAVSHHIARLEREVGTPLVVRHGRGVRLTEAGRVLVGHVEAVLARLADAEEEIAAIAGLRAGRVRAAVFPTAAAGLLPDALAALRVRAPRVTVSLVEAEPPEALAALRAGEVDVAVVFSHDGGPGDGVGGVREVPLLEDPVLLAVPAGHAAAGAGVPRLADLAEETWASGCERCRGHLVRACGAAGFAPRIAYATDDHVAVQRLVDRGLAVTALPAMAFAVHREPGVVVMSSPELGGRRVAALVPSGARPPAVAAFLDELSAVSAGWAAAGGPARHGGSPASPSP
- a CDS encoding aminotransferase class V-fold PLP-dependent enzyme, coding for MHEPHHPLTLADAHDEFTADVAYLNTATYGLPPRTAQRAMNDTERDRAAGLLSPAHLDTAVTRSRHAFARLIGLPPERVAIGSQASYFIGLAAASLPTAATVLVADGDFTSVLFPFLARPDLTVRAVPLHHLADAVDTTVDLIAVSAVQSADGRIAPLDDLIDAAHTHRARLLLDVTQAAGWLPLPADRVDLLVCSAYKWLLGPRGTCFLAGTEEALAALPPIAAGWYAGHDVWDSIYGPPLRLAADARRLDLSPVWHGWAGLAPALDLLERVGVPAVHRHDLALADRFRAGLGLPPGDSAIVSVPVPDGTADALRDQGVIAAVRAGRLRCAFHLSTTTADVDRALDALTPRLHLTA